The following DNA comes from Aythya fuligula isolate bAytFul2 chromosome 14, bAytFul2.pri, whole genome shotgun sequence.
CCAGGGGGCTGCTTCTTCCTACCCTGGGTGCCTGCTTCCTTCAGCTGCATCACCCCAGggcccccccttccctccctggtCCCACCTGTGCAGGGTGCACCCTCATGGCCGTGTCGGACACGCTGATGAGGGAGGGCGTCCAGCACTCCCGCCCAGGGCCTCTGGTCAACTTCTCGATGGCCTCGTTCAGCACATCCATCCCTGGCAGGAGAGaagcctggctgcagctccttgcCCCAGCAAggtggctgctggtgctgggtgcCCTGCAGGTAGCGGCCCCCTACATGGGATTTGCTCGGTCTCCCCACACACGTGGGCATTTCTCCAGCATCcgcagggccagcagcactTACCCATGGCCCTGGGTACGGGCAGGCTGCCGATGTACAGTGCTTCGTACTTCTGGATCGACTGCCTCACAGCATCCAGGATATCCACTGCCAAGAAAGGAGGCTTGGATGGGATCCCTGGCCCCCACAACGACTCCCAGGGTCCACCCCAAGGCCCACAGGGATGCATCAAGCCAGGCCACGACGTTCTGTCTGCTGGGCACCCCATGGCCCTGCTGGTCTTcgtgctgggggcagcagcccagcagcgcCCGGAGACCTTGGGCACGGGGAGAGCAACACAGCCCCGCAGTGCACTGGCAGgggcacaggagctgcagccaggcccTGTGCCCACGAGGTGGTACCTTGCAGCGGCAGGTCGTTAGTGGAGATGGGTTCCAGCGTGATGGCGTGTGGCAGCCTGCTGCTCGCTACTGCTCGCTCGGCCACAATCTGCAAGAGACGGAGTGCACGGGGTGCCGCACGCTAAGGGGCAGCCTGATGGCTACTGTGGACACCCAGACACCCTCCCCATGGAGGGTGAGCAGAGCTCTacatggggaaactgaggctcacagtggcagaggcagggctCCTGTGCCACCCCTCACCCCCAAGACCACCCTAAAACACCCCCCCGTGAGCACCAGGGCCATGAGAGGGCTCTGTCCACCCATGCCTGCAGGCCCTATTAGCCCACCTTGGAGCACATTTTGTGCAGGGCCTTGGCGATGCCCTTGGCAGGAACGTTGCAGTGGAAGACGTGACACTTGAGCACGCAGGTGTCCTTGTCACTGGCCACAAACGCAAAGTCCCTGCAAGGCCACGAGCAAATAAATGAGCGAGGtcccagcagaagcagcctgcTTTGCTGCCCCTAGCCCGACACCACGTTACCTGTCCCTGCACGTCGCAACaggaggggagaaaggagagcAGATAGGTTACTGCCTGGGTTCCTTCACCCCGAACGGGCAGAGCCACAGCGAGCCCGTGTGTTCTgcccctgcctccagcacctGCCGTTGTTGCAGCCAACACCCCAGACGCGGATGTTGAGGATGGGCTGGCAATGGATGAGGCTGTGGTCGAGGGGGTCTACCAGGCTCATGGTGTCCTTCTTCAGGATCATCACCAGGTCCTGGCCCTGCAGAGAGTCGGGGGCACCCTCAGCTTGGCAGCAggcctgggcagccccagcacacgcCCCATGTGTAGGGACAGCCCCAGCCATTCAGCCTACTGTACGTGGTCAGAGTTGGCTCTGACACCGGCACAGGTCCCTGGGCTCCCCACTCCCTCTGTGTGAGGAcagccacccccagcagcactggTCCCCGGGCACAGAGGGGACACGGTACCGTGACTGAGCACCACCCCAGGCTCTCACCTCACCCCAGTTGTCTGCAGAGCCCTGGCCCTGGCACTTGCTGttggagagctgctggatgCAGTTGTTGACAGCGATGCTGCTCTTGCCAGGTGCCAGGTCCTCCTCAGGGATCTCGACCCAGCCCAGCGAACGTACAGCGAAGCACTGAGCAGAAACACACCTGGGGCTTGAACGAcaggccagcacagcccctgtcTCACGCCCCTCACCGTGCCAACACGGCCACCCCTGCCCTTGCTTCCACCTCTGTGCCTGCCAGCTGCTAACTGCATgctcctctgccagccccagcacacggTGCTGCAACAAACCCTCTGcgcgggctgggctgggtgcaggaATCTTCTGGCATGCCAGGAATCCCCTGATGCAGTACCTTTGAGCTGGGCTCCGTGCTGTGCTGGAGGTCGTCTCTGTGCCAGGGCAGCGAGGTCCTGCAAAGGGACAGGGTGGTGAGGGGAATGTCCAGGGAAGTGCAGGAGAAGAAAGCCCTGGCACCAAGAGACCCCCACAGCACCAGCCGGGTGCTGTCCCACAAAGGTGCTCAACTGGAGCCCAATCTGTGTGGCTGTTCTGGGGGAACACAGCAGGGTCCAGCACCCACTGGTGGCCATGGGACACCGGTAC
Coding sequences within:
- the APBB3 gene encoding amyloid-beta A4 precursor protein-binding family B member 3, whose amino-acid sequence is MLGKDYMLAIILVNCDDNLWSDQSLEMDTDLPPGWRKIHDTLGTYYWHVPTGTTQWQHPAHTTSPGGCLKADGEETLQETDCQASVVKHPTKTRPIPSPMASLSRRTSLPWHRDDLQHSTEPSSKCFAVRSLGWVEIPEEDLAPGKSSIAVNNCIQQLSNSKCQGQGSADNWGEGQDLVMILKKDTMSLVDPLDHSLIHCQPILNIRVWGVGCNNGRDRDFAFVASDKDTCVLKCHVFHCNVPAKGIAKALHKMCSKIVAERAVASSRLPHAITLEPISTNDLPLQVDILDAVRQSIQKYEALYIGSLPVPRAMGMDVLNEAIEKLTRGPGRECWTPSLISVSDTAMRVHPAQEEERPHIWECQVRYVTFLGVGRDAHTFALIVDTGQHFQCTAFWCEPDAGTISEAVQAACMVQYQKCLVAAAPGARPKRAPLEGQRAAAAAAAGEAPSGEVPKANGGSGGAAGPGPRKRGVFSFLEAFRQKHSLLHLP